A single genomic interval of Chitinophaga sp. 180180018-3 harbors:
- a CDS encoding DUF3526 domain-containing protein codes for MNQLFKHIQTTRQLFWFEWRWLTRTAMLPALVAVFMVIGIYAVICSKGALQQRISAIDSLRQGHHQAYTKMYAQLIADTATTKAKTDYTLAVDPAIVEYRLYSTAYHPPAVFSLFSTGMSDNIRNYYPVRINAGYLATEERVANPLLLMTGNFDLAFILIYLIPLAAIGLCYNLLSQEREQGTLPLMMIQRGDITSAMLIKLFVRHGLLLSLIALVTLAGLFLAPAGISWTWKELAAWIFICIAYTAFWMGLIWFIISWKQSSAGNLITLIGMWLLLLIVIPALLRFTGNDYTNIDTAAVNASRQREIAWDTWDLPQQQLLDSFYLRYPQYRNEQAYDTSERSLRRVMAYYHLTDVRMDRELEPQEKAYRQQVRHVAAGYLVNPVVYTQTLLNKIARTDVTDYDYFHQRMTDFRQRWKTYFYDFNFNDRNFDTAAYATIPAYSPAFDTAATVMVRNGIVYLLLLSFCGLTAGIIVFRKKVHL; via the coding sequence ATGAATCAGTTATTTAAGCATATACAAACTACCCGCCAACTGTTCTGGTTTGAGTGGCGGTGGCTGACACGCACCGCTATGTTACCGGCGCTGGTAGCCGTTTTCATGGTGATTGGTATCTATGCGGTCATCTGTAGTAAAGGAGCGCTTCAGCAACGCATATCTGCCATCGACAGCCTCCGGCAGGGCCATCATCAGGCCTATACAAAGATGTATGCGCAGCTGATTGCTGATACTGCTACAACGAAGGCCAAAACGGACTATACGCTGGCTGTTGATCCGGCCATTGTGGAATATCGCCTGTACAGTACCGCTTATCATCCGCCGGCAGTGTTCTCGCTGTTCTCCACAGGCATGAGCGATAATATCAGAAATTATTATCCCGTCAGGATCAATGCCGGTTACCTTGCTACTGAAGAGAGGGTGGCCAATCCTTTACTCCTGATGACCGGGAATTTCGATCTCGCATTTATACTGATATACCTGATACCACTGGCCGCTATTGGTTTGTGCTATAATCTGCTATCGCAGGAAAGGGAACAGGGTACGCTGCCGCTGATGATGATACAACGCGGAGATATTACCAGCGCTATGCTGATCAAATTGTTTGTGAGACATGGCCTGTTGTTATCGCTTATTGCATTGGTGACGCTGGCAGGATTATTCCTGGCGCCTGCCGGCATCAGCTGGACATGGAAAGAACTGGCTGCCTGGATATTCATCTGTATTGCCTATACTGCTTTCTGGATGGGGCTCATCTGGTTTATCATTTCCTGGAAACAATCGTCTGCAGGCAATCTTATCACATTGATAGGCATGTGGCTGTTACTACTGATCGTTATTCCGGCGTTACTTCGTTTTACCGGCAACGACTATACGAATATTGATACAGCCGCCGTTAACGCTTCCAGGCAGCGTGAAATTGCCTGGGATACCTGGGATCTTCCGCAGCAACAGCTGCTGGATAGTTTCTACCTCCGCTATCCACAATACCGGAACGAGCAGGCCTACGACACCAGTGAGCGCAGCCTTCGGAGGGTAATGGCTTATTATCATCTTACAGATGTACGGATGGATCGGGAACTGGAACCACAGGAAAAAGCATATCGTCAACAGGTACGGCATGTAGCTGCTGGTTACCTGGTTAACCCTGTCGTATATACGCAGACACTACTCAACAAAATTGCCCGTACTGATGTGACAGACTATGACTATTTCCATCAGCGCATGACCGATTTCCGGCAGCGCTGGAAAACATATTTCTACGATTTCAATTTTAACGACAGGAATTTCGACACCGCGGCCTATGCTACTATTCCTGCGTATTCGCCGGCGTTTGACACCGCGGCAACAGTGATGGTGCGTAATGGTATTGTTTATCTGCTATTGCTCAGCTTTTGCGGACTTACTGCCGGAATAATTGTATTCAGAAAAAAAGTACATCTATAA